TACAGTTTATCCTGCTCAACCTTTTTAAAGTCAACCGAAAAGACTGGATTATGTTTATCTCTTCAGGAGTTTTTGCACTGTCCTTAAAAATGACATTAGAAAGAATTCCGTTTTAAGCTGTAAAAGTTTACATTTATAATAGGTTATCTGTAACGATTTCTTAATTTTGATGACTATTGTATCATATCACCACATTCCTATGAAGTTCAAATCCATTTTTTTATCACTTTTTATTCCTTTGGGAATTTTTGCCCAGGATATTAAAAACAATCCGAACAGCAACCACGGCAATAAGTTTGAGCAGCTTGGCACAATCCTGCCGACACCAAATGTTTACAGAACTGCTTCCGGCGCGCCGGGCCAGGGTTACTGGCAAAACCGCGCTGATTATGATATTACTGCTTATCTGGATGAGGATAAAAGAAATTTAAGAGGCTCTGAAACTGTTACCTATTACAACAATTCTCCCGACGATCTGGATTATCTGTGGCTTCAGCTCGATGAAAATGAGCAGTCTACTGTAAAAAATGCCGGCTATCATGATTCATCGTTTATTCCAAAACAGACCACTACAGAGCGTTTGAAAGTCACAGACCTTCCTGAAAAAAACAACGGCTACGGCGTAAATCTCGAAAAAGTAACTGATGCTTCCGGAAAACCTTTAAAGTATGTCGTGAATAAAACCATGATGCGTATTGACTTGCCTAAAGTTTTGAAAAAAGGTGAAAAATTCGTCTTTAAAATCGACTGGAATTATAATATTCCGAACCGGATGACGATGGGCGGAAGAGGCGGCTACGAATTTTTTCCTGAAGACGGCAATGATTTGTACACCATTACTCAATGGTTCCCAAGAATGTGCGTGTACAGCGATTTCAAAGGCTGGCAGAATAACCAGTTCACCGGAAGAGGCGAATTTGCCCTTGCATTTGGTGATTATAAAGTAACGATGAATGTTCCTGCTGATCATATCGTGGCTTCAACGGGAGTTGGTAAAAATTTCGAACAGGTTCTGACACCTGCTCAGCTTCAGCGATGGAAACAGGCGCAGACCGCAAATGAACCTCTGGAAATTGTAACGTTGGAAGAAGCGAAAAAAGCTGAAAAGAACAAATCAAAACAGAGAAAAACCTGGGTTTTCGAAGCTGAAAATGTGCGTGATTTCGCCTGGACTTCTTCAAGAAAATTCGTTTGGGACGCGATGAAAGTTGTAATTCCTGAAAATAATAACCAGGTCATGGCGATGAGTCTTTATCCAAAAGAGGCGTATAATCTTTACCGAAAGTTTTCGACGAAGGCAGTTGCGCACACCATCAAAACCTATTCGGAATTTACCGTTCCTTATCCTTACCCGGTTGCACAGTCGGTGGAGGCTGCTAACGGCATGGAATATCCGATGATCTGTTTTAATTACGGTAGAACTGAAAAAGACGGAACCTATTCCGAAGGAATCAAAAACGGAATGATCGGCGTAATTATTCACGAAGTCGGACATAACTTCTTCCCAATGATCATCAACTCCGACGAAAGACAGTGGAGTTGGATGGATGAAGGTTTGAACACTTTCGTAGAATACTTAACCGAGGAAAAATGGGACAATAAATTCCCTTCAAGAAGAGGTCCGGCGCACACGATTGTAGATTACATGAGACTGCCGAAAGATCAACTGGAGCCCATCATGGTGAATTCAGAGAATATTATTCATTTTGGTCCGAACGCTTATGCAAAACCGGCCACAGGACTTAATATTCTGCGCGAAACCATCATGGGAAGAGAACTTTTTGATGAAGCATTTAAAACGTATTCAAAAAGATGGGCTTTCAAACATCCCGAACCGGCAGATTTTTTCAGAACGATGAATGACGCGAGCGGGGAAAATCTCGACTGGTTCTGGCGTGGCTGGTTCTACGGAACCGATGCGGTAGACATTTCCATTGATAAAGTTACGGTTGCTTCACCTGATGTAGATGCAGTTCCGAAACCCCGGGAAATAACGTACAATATTGAAAAGCCTTTGCAGAATGATTTCGAGGACATTTCTAAAATCAGAAACCGGAACGATAAAAACACCGAGTTTTATACGGACAAAGACAAAGGAACTCAGGATTTTTACTGGAGATATAACCGGGGAATGGAGAAAGTGGATGACGCGAAGAAATATTCCATGAAAGTCGACAATATGGAGAAAGTGCCTTCAAAAGACAAAGCGCAGCTTCAGAATGTTATGGCTTGCCAGATCGATTTCAGCAACAAAGGCGGGTTGGTAATGCCGATTATTCTTGAATTTACATTCGAAGACGGTACCAAACTAACCGATAAATCATCTGCCCAAATCTGGCGAAAGAACGAGCAGAAGGTTTCCAAAACCTATTATTTCGCTAAAAAACTGAAATCAATTCAGCTTGACCCGATGAGAGAGACTGCGGATATTGACACCTCAAATAATTTCTGGGGCGAAATTCCAGCGCCGGCTTCCAAATTTGAAGTCTTCAAACAGAAAAACGAAGCTGCCGCAAGAGGCGCAGCACAGGGACAGGTAAATCCGATGCAGGCAGCGGGAAAGAAAAACTAAATCTTTAATCATCAGAACGTATAAAAAGTCATTCAGCAATTGAGTGGCTTTTTTTTTCTGCCATAATTTCACATTCCTTTAACAGTGAATGACAGATTTTCAGATTACTTTTGTTGGCATCGTTTTAGAGAAAAACAGTTCATCATTTAATAATTTAAACCAAAAAAATATGTCAGTAAATTTTAAACCATTAGCAGACCGCGTTCTGGTAGAGCCAACTGCTGCGGAAACTACTACCGCATCAGGAATCATTATCCCCGACACCGCAAAAGAAAAACCACAGGAAGGTATTGTTGTGGCAGTAGGTCCGGGCAAAAAAGATGAGCCAACAACCGTTCAGGTGGGCGACAAAGTTCTTTACGGAAAATATTCAGGTTCTGAATTAAAACTTGATGGCAAAGATTATTTAATTGTAAAAGAAGGTGATCTGTTAGGAATCATTGGCTAATTTGTAAAAAGTAATTCAAATTAAATAAACATAAAAGTACATTTTACATTGTACGTCATACATAAATACAAGAAATAATGGCAAAAGAAATAAAATTTGATATCGAATCAAGAGACGCCCTGAAAAGAGGGGTTGATGCATTGGCTAATGCAGTAAAAGTAACTTTAGGTCCTAAAGGCCGTAACGTTGTCATCGAAAAATCTTTCGGTGCACCTCATGTTACCAAAGACGGAGTTTCCGTTGCAAAAGAAATTGAGCTTGAAGACCGTGTAGAAAACATGGGTGCTCAGATGGTGAAAGAAGTTGCTTCTAAAACCAACGATATTGCAGGTGACGGAACAACCACTGCAACAGTTTTAGCTCAGGCAATCGTTCGCGAAGGTCTGAAAAACGTAGCTGCTGGTGCTAACCCAATGGATCTGAAGAGAGGAATCGACAAAGCGGTAATCGCGGTTGTCGAAAACCTTAAAACTCAGTCTCAGGAAGTAGGTGATTCATCAGAAAAAATCAAGCAGGTAGCTTCAATCTCGGCGAATAACGATGATACGATCGGAACGCTGATCGCTGAAGCGTTCGGAAAAGTGGGTAAAGAAGGTGTAATTACTGTTGAAGAAGCAAAAGGTACTGATACAACCGTAGATGTTGTGGAAGGAATGCAGTTCGACAGAGGTTACCAGTCCCCGTATTTCGTGACCAATCCAGAGAAAATGGTTGCAGAACTTGAGAATCCTTATATCCTTTTGGTAGAGAAAAAAATCTCTTCCATGAAAGAATTGCTTCCGGTTCTTGAGCCGGTTGCGCAGGCAGGAAAATCACTCTTAATTATCTCTGAAGAAGTAGAAGGCGAAGCTTTGGCTACTTTAGTGGTAAACAAACTGAGAGGTTCACTTAAAATCGCAGCGGTAAAAGCTCCTGGATTCGGTGACAGAAGAAAAGCAATGTTAGAAGATATCGCGATCTTAACAGGTGGACAGGTAATTTCCGAAGAGAGAGGCTTCACAATGGAGAACGCTACTCTGGAAATGCTGGGAACCGCTGAAAAAGTAACCATCGATAAAGACAATACAACCATCGTAAACGGAGCTGGTGAAGAAAGCCTGATCAAAGGCCGCGTAAACCAGATCAAAGCGCAGATGGAATCTACAACTTCCGATTACGACAGAGAAAAACTTCAGGAAAGACTGGCTAAACTGGCTGGCGGTGTTGCCGTACTTTATGTAGGTGCAGCTTCCGAAGTTGAAATGAAAGAGAAAAAAGACCGTGTTGATGATGCATTGCACGCGACCAGAGCTGCCGTTGAAGAAGGAATTGTTCCTGGAGGTGGGGTAGCATTGGTAAGAGCAATCTCTGCAATTAATGTAGAAGGCGCTAACCAGGACGAAACAACCGGTATCAAAATCGTGAAAAGAGCCATCGAAGAGCCGTTGAGACAAATCGTTGCCAACGCAGGAGGCGAAGGTTCTGTAATCGTTGCCAAAGTAGCTGAAGGAAACGGAGATTTCGGTTTCAACGCGAAAAACGACGAGTACGTTAACATGTACGAAGCAGGAATCATCGACCCAACCAAAGTGGTGCGTGTAGCTTTAGAAAACGCAGCTTCAGTTGCAGGGATGCTTCTAACTACCGAGTGTGTAATCACCGAGGTGAAGAAAGACGAACCAGCCATGCCAATGGGCGGCGGTATGCCGGGCATGATGTAGTAAGCTTTTGGCTTCTGGCTGTTAGCTATGGGCCTTTCGCAAATAGCCAATCGCCAACTGCCATCCGCAATATAATCCGTTCAGAATTTTCTGGGCGGATTTTTTTGTAGCCGGGAACCTGCTCTCCGCTGTATCTTTTTGCTCGTCGTACCTCTTCGCAAAAAGGATGTCGCTGCGATCACGGCTAGGGTGCTGTTTTTTATGGAAAATAAAAAGCTCGAATAATAAATTAATAATCGGACATTTGAATATTAACTACAATGAATATGATAGACATTCTTAACAATTTTGATAATGAAATAACAGATATTTATAAAGCATATCGTATGTCACATTTTTCATTGTATTTAATGGAAAATAAATTTTATGAGTATAAAGAATTTAATCCTCAGATTGCAAACTTCTTAATTCAGGAATCTGACACTGGTGAAGAAATTAGATTTACGGAAGAAGAGGTCAACAAAAATTCTGAAAATGGTTTATATCAAAGAATTATTGCTGGAAATACAATTGCTATGTTTTATAATTTGTGGGAGGATAAATACAGGAAATTGATTGCTGATGAATTAAAAGTAGAAAAAGGAGATATACTTGTAGATTTTTTCGGAGACCTCAGATTAATTAGAGCTTCAATTACCCATAATAATTATAATGCAATTTCTGACTTAAAGAAATTAAAAGTAATTACTTTTATGTATGATGGTTGTTTATTAAAATTGACAAGCTTTGAAGTTGAAAAGTTGTACAATGAATTGCGAATTCAAATAAGAAAGTTTGATAAATTGGGACTGGAATCATTTCCACCTCGTCCTAAATCACATTGACATCAATCTCTTTCAGGATTTCTTCATCTTCCAAGAGTTAAACTTTCCCTTCAATCGCCAAATCATTACCCTCAAACCCTAAAACGTTACGTTACCGACCTAAAAGTTTAAGTCAGGAACCTAAATGTTTACCCACAGAACCTAAAATTTTACGCTCTAAACCTAAAGATTGGGGTCGGGAACCTAAAAGATGAGGTTCCGAGCCTAAACATTGACGTCCGAAACCCCAAATTTACCTTACGGAACCCCAAGTTTTACAAAAATGAGGTTACTAATCCCAGCCTTTCCCTAAAATTTAACATCAATTTCAAGGATTAAAATAAATACTTACCTTTGACGTTAGTAACGTTAAAGATATGATTGCGAATTTTGGGAATAATGACACCGAGAAAATATGGAATGGAATTGTTTCTAAAAAACTTCCTAGAGAAATTCAGGATGTTGCAAGAAGAAAATTAAGAATGATAAATAACTCTGTTGATGTTGCTGACCTGAGAATTCCACCTGCAAATCGACTTGAAAAATTAAAAGGAGGTTTAAAGGAATTTTACAGCATCAGAATTAACAGTCAATGGCGGATTATTTTCAGATGGGAAAATGGCAACGCTTTTGAAGTTGAAATAATAGATTATCATTAGTTTTAGAAACCAGTAGCTACAAAAAGATGGAAAAGTTAAAAAATATAACACCAGGTGAAATTTTATTGGAAGAGTTTTTAATTCCTCTCGAAATTTCGCAATACAGATTATCAAAAGATTTAGAAATTCCCCAGACAAGAATATCAGAAATTATTAAAGGGAACAGAAGAATTTCTGCAGATACCGCGGTAAGGTTAAGTGCCTATTTCGGAAATTCTGCAAAATTCTGGCTTGGACTTCAAGATGATTATGATATTGAAAGCGAAATGTCTGCAAAATCAGATGAGGTTAAACGAATTCTAAGAATCAGAAAAGATAAAGAGGAGAATGTGGCTTGAAACGAGATTTACCTTGGGTAGTATAAAGTAAAACTGCTCACCAATAAGGCAGATTAGTCTTGAGTTTCAATTCCATCCAAACATAAAAAAGCCCGCCATACCGGCGGGCTGTATATTTTATAACAACCTATTAAATCGTCGTTAATCTCAGCGTATTGGTTTTACCGCCTTCGTAAGCCGGTGTTGCGTTGAGGTTGATCACGAAATCGCCCTGTTCTACAAAACCGTTGCTGTGCGCCAGCATATTCACCTGAATAATGGTTTCGTCGGTAGATTTCTGCATATCGTAATAGAATGCACGTACGCCCCAAAGCAGGTTCAGCATCGTAAGCACTCTTTTGTTGGAAGAGAATACAATGATATTCGAGTTCGGTCTGTGCGCAGAAATCTGGAACGCGGTGTAACCCGAGTAAGTCAGCGTAACAATCGCTTCTACATTTGCAGATTTTGCAATCCTTACCGCTGCCAGACAAACCCTGTTCGTAATAAAACGCTCATCAACACAGTTGAATTCGTGCTCGATCGGAGAATTTTTGTTTTGGTAGAAATGAGTCTGCTCAATATTTTTCACAATCTTCGACATGTTTTTCACCACATCAACCGGATATTTACCCACCGAGGTTTCCCCGGAAAGCATCACCGCATCAGCACCATCTAGCACCGAGTTTGCAACGTCGTTTACCTCTGCTCTGGTTGGTGTTAAACTTGTGATCATCGTTTCCATCATCTGGGTAGCAATGATCACCGGTTTCGCATATTTTCTGGCGATTTCTACAAGGTTTTTCTGGATGGCAGGCACTTCTTCCATAGGAACTTCCACGCCCAAATCTCCACGGGCAACCATCAGTCCGTCGCATTCCTGCAGAATCTGTTCGATGTTTCTTACGCCTTCCGGCTTCTCGATTTTCGCAATAATCGGAGTTTTCAGTTTGTTGGTCGGATGCTTTTTCATGAGTTCCTTCAGATCCACGATATCCTGTGCATGGCGCACAAAGGATAAAGCAATCCAGTCCAGTTCCAGATCAAGCATGAAGTTTGCGTCTTCCACATCTTTTTCAGTAAGTGCGGGAAGCGAAACATTGGTGTTCGGCAGGTTGACCCCTTTTTTAGAACTCAGCGGCCCACCCTGTATTGTTTTTGCCCTAACGGTGTCAATTTGGTTGGTTTCAATAACTTCTAAAACCAGTTTTCCGTCATCAATAAGGATTCTTTCACCGACTTTCACATCCTGAGGGAATTTCTGATACGTCATGTAAACCCTCGTAGAGTCACCTTCTATTTTTTCGTTGGTAAAGGTGAGGATGTCGCCCGGGTTAAGATAAGAACCTTCTTTTACAACACCTACACGGAGTTTCGGACCCTGAAGGTCACCGAGAATCCCTACCGAGAAACCGTGTTCCTGGTTGAGTTCGCGAATGGTAGCAACGTTTCTTTTAACTAAATCGTAATCGGCGTGAGAAAAATTTATTCTGAAAATATCGGTGCCTGCCTGGATGAGCTGCAGCATTGTTTCCTTGTCGGATGAAGCTGGCCCAAGGGTGGCGATAATTTTGGTTTTTTTTAGATATTTATTCATAATATTGAATTAATTGATAAAGCTCCTCGGAGGGGCTCAGACGAAAATTCTGTATTTGGAACAGCAGATTTTCAGGGAGCAAAATTACGGAAAAATCATCAAATGGCTCGGATGTTTTCATGATATAATCTACATCCTGAAAATGTTCGAAGAGGAATTTGATTTCAGTTTCACCGGAAAAGAGTTCGGATGAAATTTTTTTCTGAATGTGGTGCGAAGATTTATTCGAAATAAAATGGATGCAAAGTTTAGAATCACAGTGGAAAGCACGGAATCTCGGAAAAAAATAATCGTTGTAGTTTCCCTCGAAAGCAAGGTCTGAAATGCGTGAAAAATTAAAAGAATTCTGCGAATTGAGGTGGTAGAAAAGTTCGTGAGCGGGTACATCTTTGGCAAGGCGTACTAACCCTATGTTGAGGTCTTCTTCTTCTCCGTCAATATCCAGCAGGATCTTTTGAGTTTTCAAGTATGCTTTGTTTTTTATTTAGAATATAAAATGCTCTTTGTGCGGCTTTCTCTTCGGCTTTCTTCTTTGAAGTGTCTGTAGCGTTGGCGATCTTTTCCTCTTCCAGCCATACATAAGTCCGGAAGACCAGGTTTTTGTTAGGTTGCAGTTCTTCGCAGGTTTCGTAGCGGATCGAGACTTTCTTTTTCTGGCTCCATTCCAGAAGCAGACCTTTATAACTTACGATCTTATTTTCGAGCTTGTTGATTTCCGAGGGGGTTAGAAGCCTCTCGAGGACTACT
The window above is part of the Kaistella faecalis genome. Proteins encoded here:
- the groL gene encoding chaperonin GroEL (60 kDa chaperone family; promotes refolding of misfolded polypeptides especially under stressful conditions; forms two stacked rings of heptamers to form a barrel-shaped 14mer; ends can be capped by GroES; misfolded proteins enter the barrel where they are refolded when GroES binds), which produces MAKEIKFDIESRDALKRGVDALANAVKVTLGPKGRNVVIEKSFGAPHVTKDGVSVAKEIELEDRVENMGAQMVKEVASKTNDIAGDGTTTATVLAQAIVREGLKNVAAGANPMDLKRGIDKAVIAVVENLKTQSQEVGDSSEKIKQVASISANNDDTIGTLIAEAFGKVGKEGVITVEEAKGTDTTVDVVEGMQFDRGYQSPYFVTNPEKMVAELENPYILLVEKKISSMKELLPVLEPVAQAGKSLLIISEEVEGEALATLVVNKLRGSLKIAAVKAPGFGDRRKAMLEDIAILTGGQVISEERGFTMENATLEMLGTAEKVTIDKDNTTIVNGAGEESLIKGRVNQIKAQMESTTSDYDREKLQERLAKLAGGVAVLYVGAASEVEMKEKKDRVDDALHATRAAVEEGIVPGGGVALVRAISAINVEGANQDETTGIKIVKRAIEEPLRQIVANAGGEGSVIVAKVAEGNGDFGFNAKNDEYVNMYEAGIIDPTKVVRVALENAASVAGMLLTTECVITEVKKDEPAMPMGGGMPGMM
- a CDS encoding type II toxin-antitoxin system RelE/ParE family toxin; amino-acid sequence: MIANFGNNDTEKIWNGIVSKKLPREIQDVARRKLRMINNSVDVADLRIPPANRLEKLKGGLKEFYSIRINSQWRIIFRWENGNAFEVEIIDYH
- a CDS encoding co-chaperone GroES, whose protein sequence is MSVNFKPLADRVLVEPTAAETTTASGIIIPDTAKEKPQEGIVVAVGPGKKDEPTTVQVGDKVLYGKYSGSELKLDGKDYLIVKEGDLLGIIG
- a CDS encoding M1 family metallopeptidase — protein: MKFKSIFLSLFIPLGIFAQDIKNNPNSNHGNKFEQLGTILPTPNVYRTASGAPGQGYWQNRADYDITAYLDEDKRNLRGSETVTYYNNSPDDLDYLWLQLDENEQSTVKNAGYHDSSFIPKQTTTERLKVTDLPEKNNGYGVNLEKVTDASGKPLKYVVNKTMMRIDLPKVLKKGEKFVFKIDWNYNIPNRMTMGGRGGYEFFPEDGNDLYTITQWFPRMCVYSDFKGWQNNQFTGRGEFALAFGDYKVTMNVPADHIVASTGVGKNFEQVLTPAQLQRWKQAQTANEPLEIVTLEEAKKAEKNKSKQRKTWVFEAENVRDFAWTSSRKFVWDAMKVVIPENNNQVMAMSLYPKEAYNLYRKFSTKAVAHTIKTYSEFTVPYPYPVAQSVEAANGMEYPMICFNYGRTEKDGTYSEGIKNGMIGVIIHEVGHNFFPMIINSDERQWSWMDEGLNTFVEYLTEEKWDNKFPSRRGPAHTIVDYMRLPKDQLEPIMVNSENIIHFGPNAYAKPATGLNILRETIMGRELFDEAFKTYSKRWAFKHPEPADFFRTMNDASGENLDWFWRGWFYGTDAVDISIDKVTVASPDVDAVPKPREITYNIEKPLQNDFEDISKIRNRNDKNTEFYTDKDKGTQDFYWRYNRGMEKVDDAKKYSMKVDNMEKVPSKDKAQLQNVMACQIDFSNKGGLVMPIILEFTFEDGTKLTDKSSAQIWRKNEQKVSKTYYFAKKLKSIQLDPMRETADIDTSNNFWGEIPAPASKFEVFKQKNEAAARGAAQGQVNPMQAAGKKN
- a CDS encoding IPExxxVDY family protein; the protein is MKTQKILLDIDGEEEDLNIGLVRLAKDVPAHELFYHLNSQNSFNFSRISDLAFEGNYNDYFFPRFRAFHCDSKLCIHFISNKSSHHIQKKISSELFSGETEIKFLFEHFQDVDYIMKTSEPFDDFSVILLPENLLFQIQNFRLSPSEELYQLIQYYE
- the pyk gene encoding pyruvate kinase, with the protein product MNKYLKKTKIIATLGPASSDKETMLQLIQAGTDIFRINFSHADYDLVKRNVATIRELNQEHGFSVGILGDLQGPKLRVGVVKEGSYLNPGDILTFTNEKIEGDSTRVYMTYQKFPQDVKVGERILIDDGKLVLEVIETNQIDTVRAKTIQGGPLSSKKGVNLPNTNVSLPALTEKDVEDANFMLDLELDWIALSFVRHAQDIVDLKELMKKHPTNKLKTPIIAKIEKPEGVRNIEQILQECDGLMVARGDLGVEVPMEEVPAIQKNLVEIARKYAKPVIIATQMMETMITSLTPTRAEVNDVANSVLDGADAVMLSGETSVGKYPVDVVKNMSKIVKNIEQTHFYQNKNSPIEHEFNCVDERFITNRVCLAAVRIAKSANVEAIVTLTYSGYTAFQISAHRPNSNIIVFSSNKRVLTMLNLLWGVRAFYYDMQKSTDETIIQVNMLAHSNGFVEQGDFVINLNATPAYEGGKTNTLRLTTI
- a CDS encoding HigA family addiction module antitoxin, with the protein product MEKLKNITPGEILLEEFLIPLEISQYRLSKDLEIPQTRISEIIKGNRRISADTAVRLSAYFGNSAKFWLGLQDDYDIESEMSAKSDEVKRILRIRKDKEENVA